The DNA segment ATTCGACCTGGACACCGACGTGGGCGACGCCGGTGCGGACGTCTTTGAGGGTGTCGTGGATCTGGGCGACCAGTTCGAGGGCTGCTTCCCGGCGCAGTTGGATGTCGCGCTGCAGGCGGGTGAACAGGCTTGTCTTGAGGACCTGCTTGATGTCGGCGCGCAGGTCGTCCTCGAGTTGGGCGGCGGTGGCCTTGAGGTCCTGGACGGTGGTGGTGACGTCTTCGCCGCGTACCGCGGCGGGGTCGGCGACGACGGCGCGCCGCCAGGGGGTGTCTTCGATGCCCAGCAGGGTGACCTGCCGGTCGAAGCCGGCCAGGCCGGTGCTGGCTTTGCGGGCGGCGGTTTCCAGCAGGGTCAGGTCGCGGTCGCGCTGCCGTTCCAGGACGGTGCGGCGGTCGGTGCCGCCGGGGGCGTCGGCGAGCAGGCGCCTGGCCCAGGCAAGGCCGGCGGTGATGTTGGCGGGGCGGCCGGGGCCTTCGGTTGGGATGTCGTCGGGAACTTGGGCCAGGTGCTCGTCGACCAGGCGGCCGAGCTGGGCAAGGCAGGCGTCCCGGTTCTTCTCGGCGGCTTCCCGCTGCGGGGCGACCATCACCAGCGTGGCCTGGGCGGCGCTGGCTTGCCTGTCCGCTTCCTGCTGGCGGCTGCGGCATTGTTCGGCACGGTCCTCGGCCTGCCGGAGCTTCTCGGCTGTGGCGTCCCGGCGGGCCAGGAGCTCTTGGTACTGGGCGCCGTGCAGGGCTTGCATTTCGGCGACCGTTGCGGCTTCCTCCTCGGCTCGCCGTCGGATGCGGTCGGCTTCCTGCTGGGCCTGGGTGTGGCGTGTGCGGCGCTCGGCGGCCTGCTGACGGTCGCCGTCGGCCCGCGCGAGCAGGTCGGCCACCCGCTGGGCGGCCGGTGCCCAGGCCTGGATGTGGCCGACGAACTGGGCGACAGACTCCCGGCGTGCATCGAGGTAGTCCGGTTCGGTGCGCAGCATGTCGCCTGCGGGCAGGGCTGCTGCGCGGTTGAGCGCGCGCAGGGCCTCGCTGACGGCTTTGCCGGCGTCCTCGTGGCGGCCAGTGGCCTTGACGACATCGGCGCGGGCCCGGTTCAGATCCTGTTCGGCTGCGTCCTCGGCCCGGTGGGCTGCCTCGACGGATTCGATCTCCTGGCGCGGGAAGGCGTCCTGCTCGGTGTCGGCGGCCTGCTGGGCGGCCGCGGCACGGGCGCGCGCGTCTGCGCTGGCCTGGGCAATGGCTGCCTGCTCAGCTGCGGCATCCTCAGCGATGCGGGCGGCCTCGGCAGCGCGGGCCTCGCTGTGCCGGGCGTGTTCGTGGGTGAGGGCAGCGGCATCGACGGCGGCGGTGCGGGCTGCCGCGGCGGCCTCGAGTTCGGCCAGGATCCGCTCCAGGGCCCGGTCGGCGTCGGCCAGGGCTACGGCGGTGCGGTGCTGGAGGGCATCGGCGGCCGCGCGTCGGTCGGCGGCGTGGTCGCGTGCGTCGTCCACCTGGGTGACGGGCGGGAGGCTGTCGCGTTCCGCGGCGGCGGCGGTGATGTCCCGGCGGCGGCCCGCCAGGTGATCTTCGGCTTCCTTGAGGGTGCTGCGGGCAGCGGCCAGGTCGTCTTCGAGGCGCCTGACGTGCTGTTGGCGGGCCCTCTCCCGTGTGGTGCGGCCGATGAAGGCTGCCCGGTATCCGGCGGGAGCGCTGGCGGTAAGGACGCCGTGGGCCAGCCGGCCGGCCGCCGTGTCGCTGCCGGGGGCGTCGAGGGGGATGGCGGCAAGGATCTCGCCTACCCGGGTGGTGTCGATGGCCGGGGTGTCTTCGACGACCAGCAGGTCGGCCAGGGTGCGTCCCGGAGCGGGGGTGGTGGGGGTGAGGGTGAGATCGCCGCCGCACACCCGGCCGTCGGGGGTGACCAGGGCGTCCAGGAGGCCTGCCACCAGGAGGGCTCCCTCGAGGCGGTCGGCGTCGGCGGAATGCAGTCCGGGGGCGAAGTCGACCAGTGCCCACAGCGGGACGCCGTCCCCTGGGGTGCGGGTGCGCCAGGGCGGGGGTGCGGGGACCGGTGCGGCCTGCTGGGCCTGGTGGAGCTTTTCGGTGAGCGCGGTGACGGTTTCGGTGGCGGCTTGGACCTGCCGGGCGGCTTCTTCGGCGTGGCGTTGGAGGCGCGGTGCGGCCTGGGCGTGCGCGCGCACGGCCGCCAGGGTGAGGTCGGCGGGTTGCAGGGCGTTCAGGTCGGCTGCCGGTGCGGTGGCATCGGGCAGA comes from the Streptomyces sp. DT2A-34 genome and includes:
- a CDS encoding DUF2399 domain-containing protein; the protein is MRDWLGEVHAWRDGLAHLSATDLPLPDATAPAADLNALQPADLTLAAVRAHAQAAPRLQRHAEEAARQVQAATETVTALTEKLHQAQQAAPVPAPPPWRTRTPGDGVPLWALVDFAPGLHSADADRLEGALLVAGLLDALVTPDGRVCGGDLTLTPTTPAPGRTLADLLVVEDTPAIDTTRVGEILAAIPLDAPGSDTAAGRLAHGVLTASAPAGYRAAFIGRTTRERARQQHVRRLEDDLAAARSTLKEAEDHLAGRRRDITAAAAERDSLPPVTQVDDARDHAADRRAAADALQHRTAVALADADRALERILAELEAAAAARTAAVDAAALTHEHARHSEARAAEAARIAEDAAAEQAAIAQASADARARAAAAQQAADTEQDAFPRQEIESVEAAHRAEDAAEQDLNRARADVVKATGRHEDAGKAVSEALRALNRAAALPAGDMLRTEPDYLDARRESVAQFVGHIQAWAPAAQRVADLLARADGDRQQAAERRTRHTQAQQEADRIRRRAEEEAATVAEMQALHGAQYQELLARRDATAEKLRQAEDRAEQCRSRQQEADRQASAAQATLVMVAPQREAAEKNRDACLAQLGRLVDEHLAQVPDDIPTEGPGRPANITAGLAWARRLLADAPGGTDRRTVLERQRDRDLTLLETAARKASTGLAGFDRQVTLLGIEDTPWRRAVVADPAAVRGEDVTTTVQDLKATAAQLEDDLRADIKQVLKTSLFTRLQRDIQLRREAALELVAQIHDTLKDVRTGVAHVGVQVEWDVRTDYGIIADRLSATVLLHQVRALGDGPIDRRLNEATTPVALNLLDLTRTPPRLAPQTLTVVENPSVLKAAMECASPQPMACTSGQLRAVDHVLLQLAVDQGVRLRYTGDLDAAGLHIAATVQQTYGAELIAMDTALVRAAGDLPSAVPLGPLPSICDPALAAQLRTTGRVLYQEHDAVLTRLLDPASSKQGGCCTARESVE